The proteins below come from a single Mytilus edulis chromosome 5, xbMytEdul2.2, whole genome shotgun sequence genomic window:
- the LOC139523273 gene encoding galaxin-like: MINVVMEERIYFIVLIIFSRFHVITGGRGAYTHMKYCDSKLYNPRYQTCCDGAITVPGGGWPCCKTKVYNPENAVCCGGKIRYKKGASCCKDEAYNPEYETCCEEKIYPVRNGNCCGEKIYDPRTEKCCDGSINDKVESFYQCCSDKAYNPFHKTCCSGKLYSERGLECCGHKIYNPLYESCCSGNLLSQRGIKCCGDTTYSPSYGTCCSGKLYPHSGLQCCGESSYSPLHQTCCSGKLYSIAGLECKSCGGESYSPLHETCCSGKLYSERGIECCGDRIYSILHQTCCNGIVSEPSGLSCCGTQSYDSSTQSCCNGKLSYSLCSTGMQPRRHYREMLSRFSPLLIF; encoded by the exons ATGATAAATGTTGTAATGGAAGAGAGAATTTATTTCATCGTGTTGATAATTTTCTCGCGATTCCATGTGATAACAGGAGGCAGAGGTGCATACACACACA TGAAGTACTGTGACTCCAAGCTTTATAATCCTCGTTATCAGACTTGCTGTGACGGCGCGATAACTGTTCCTGGAGGAGGATGGCCATGTTGCAAAACAAAGGTTTATAACCCAGAAAATGCGGTTTGCTGTGGAGGTAAAATTCGTTATAAGAAAGGTGCGTCCTGCTGCAAGGACGAGGCATATAATCCGGAATATGAAACATGTTGCGAAGAAAAGATATATCCAGTAAGGAACGGTAATTGCTGTGGTGAGAAAATTTATGACCCAAGGACAGAGAAATGTTGCGACGGATCAATTAACGATAAAGTAGAATCATTTTACCAGTGTTGCTCAGACAAGGCATACAATCCTTTCCATAAAACATGTTGTTCCGGTAAACTTTATTCAGAAAGGGGTCTAGAGTGTTGTGGACACAAAATTTACAATCCTTTGTATGAATCATGTTGTTCCGGTAATCTGTTGTCACAAAGAGGAATTAAGTGTTGTGGAGACACTACTTACAGTCCTTCGTATGGAACCTGTTGTTCCGGTAAGCTGTATCCACACAGTGGACTACAGTGTTGTGGAGAATCGAGTTACAGTCCTTTGCACCAAACATGTTGTTCCGGTAAACTGTACTCAATAGCAGGGCTAGAGTGTAAAAGTTGTGGTGGCGAGAGTTATAGCCCTTTACATGAAACATGTTGTTCCGGTAAACTGTATTCAGAAAGAGGAATAGAGTGTTGTGGAGACAGGATTTACAGTATTTTGCATCAAACATGTTGCAACGGAATTGTTTCGGAACCTAGTGGTTTATCATGCTGTGGTACACAGTCATATGACTCTTCTACACAGTCATGCTGCAATGGCAAGCTCTCATACTCTTTATGTTCCACAGGCATGCAGCCAAGGAGACATTATAGGGAAATGCTTAGTAGATTTTCTCCATTGTTGATTTTTTGA